From Spirosoma aerolatum, one genomic window encodes:
- a CDS encoding lysophospholipid acyltransferase family protein, protein MNYIKPTKFSYLPKFLMPLDILGLFDCDPFGSSLLLRRILICIVGWLTYARYTVVNRIQIEGTENLENLPINNVLFLSNHQTYFADVIAFFHIFCAVKWGFQNTIVPPMYLFGPRARQYYVAASETMKKGFVPRVFSAIGALTIERSWRAEGREVQRSVDTSANDKIAKALAHGWVVSFPQGTTTPYAPIRKGTGHLIKNNEPIVIPVVINGFRRAFDKKGLRFKKRNTLLTVQFKPPLPYSPEDTVDDLVARVRHAIEQDAPEWAQEQR, encoded by the coding sequence ATGAACTACATCAAGCCAACCAAATTCAGCTACCTGCCGAAGTTTCTGATGCCGTTGGATATTCTTGGGCTGTTTGACTGCGATCCGTTCGGTAGCTCGCTCCTGCTCAGGCGAATACTTATCTGTATTGTGGGCTGGTTAACTTATGCCCGCTATACTGTAGTGAACCGCATTCAGATCGAAGGCACCGAAAACCTGGAGAATCTGCCCATCAACAACGTCCTGTTTCTTTCCAATCATCAGACTTACTTCGCTGATGTCATCGCGTTCTTTCATATTTTCTGCGCCGTGAAATGGGGGTTTCAGAACACTATTGTTCCGCCTATGTATTTGTTCGGCCCCAGGGCGCGTCAGTACTACGTAGCGGCTTCTGAAACGATGAAGAAGGGCTTTGTTCCTCGCGTTTTTTCAGCCATTGGCGCCTTAACCATCGAACGTTCCTGGCGGGCCGAAGGGCGCGAAGTACAACGGAGCGTAGATACCTCCGCCAATGATAAAATTGCGAAGGCGCTGGCTCACGGCTGGGTGGTTAGTTTTCCGCAGGGAACCACAACACCTTACGCACCCATTCGCAAAGGCACTGGTCACCTGATTAAAAACAATGAGCCTATCGTAATACCCGTTGTTATCAATGGTTTTCGCCGGGCATTCGACAAGAAGGGGCTGCGTTTTAAAAAACGAAATACCCTGTTGACTGTCCAGTTCAAACCGCCCCTTCCCTACAGCCCGGAAGATACCGTCGATGATCTGGTGGCCCGAGTCCGTCATGCCATTGAACAGGATGCCCCAGAATGGGCGCAGGAACAACGCTAA
- a CDS encoding OmpA family protein, which yields MSNKWIVWIIGGFLWLSSLQTWAQVDSLLQQADRLLSYKAYGRAIEAYSQLLNEQADQLTPTQKITVQSQLASAYHQVGDGAKAERYYREALAANPDPNPQLLLLFAQTLVGNGKFQEGQKMFERYEQLKDKQPPRAAITASTAGSSSASLRKEPVKYRLEFLDFNTSGEEFSPAYYQDGLVYVAGKKGGSAIETTGSGGGAGYLDLFYLPNRNNLKVSSILNTDGTTSRPVNTPARDDRSAGNYSRQTPNDSPTIPNFGQGINISEGLGYAANASSQNVSKRFSQTLNTKYHEGPATFSHDGSQIIFTRNNYNNGRASKSSEGVNKLKLYTAVQENGAWTDIVELPFNSDEYSVGHPTLNKSDELLYFSSDMPGGFGGTDLYVTRFQNGKWSRPVNLGSTINSKGNELFPFADDAGNLYFSSDGRKGLGGLDIYYATLTNGITVQSIEHLDAPINSPQDDFGLITDANRKAGYFSTNRRDGSDDIYRFVRESSLYGCRDLTIRLYDTFTDQPLDSVSVLVKSNADGQPDQTLLSDQNGLVRICLPGSNTFTFKASRDGYINSTVGFTTRSLVDDQPSRLEIGLLKPTVPVDTISEAQSTPAPALTQSRIQGTVLGDNNRKPLAGVKVRLRNECDNSIKEYITGADGHYSFDINEGCDYTLIASKPSFGTNTSKIKKIAPKAKPKELSADLKMLSVGDVVTIDNIYYDLDQFSLRPAAMRELDKVVATMRKYPSLIIEIRSHTDSRGDAERNKALSLERAKQVANYLVSKGISRRRMATLGMGESQLVNNCTDGVICTEAEHQRNRRTEFKVVSIK from the coding sequence ATGAGTAACAAGTGGATCGTATGGATCATAGGCGGGTTTCTGTGGCTAAGCAGTTTACAGACTTGGGCACAGGTAGACTCGTTGCTGCAGCAGGCCGACCGTCTGCTCAGCTATAAGGCCTATGGCCGAGCTATTGAAGCCTACTCGCAGCTATTGAACGAGCAGGCCGATCAGCTCACGCCCACGCAAAAAATAACTGTACAAAGTCAGTTGGCTTCTGCCTACCACCAGGTTGGCGATGGGGCAAAAGCTGAGCGCTATTATCGGGAAGCCCTGGCCGCTAATCCTGACCCTAACCCTCAACTACTTCTGCTTTTTGCCCAGACGCTGGTCGGCAATGGTAAGTTCCAGGAAGGGCAGAAAATGTTTGAGCGTTATGAACAACTCAAAGACAAACAACCACCCCGCGCAGCTATAACGGCTTCGACGGCAGGCAGCTCTTCGGCAAGCCTTCGTAAGGAGCCGGTTAAGTACCGACTGGAGTTTCTGGATTTCAACACATCGGGAGAAGAGTTCAGCCCGGCCTATTACCAGGATGGCCTCGTCTATGTGGCCGGTAAAAAGGGAGGGTCAGCCATCGAAACCACAGGCAGTGGTGGCGGGGCAGGCTACCTTGATCTCTTTTACTTACCCAATCGGAACAACCTGAAGGTGAGCAGCATTCTCAATACCGACGGCACCACCAGCCGCCCTGTAAATACTCCTGCCCGAGATGACCGCTCCGCCGGAAACTACAGCCGTCAAACGCCGAATGATTCGCCGACTATACCCAATTTTGGCCAGGGCATCAACATTTCAGAAGGGCTGGGCTACGCAGCGAATGCGAGTTCGCAGAATGTTTCCAAACGCTTCAGCCAGACGCTGAACACCAAATATCATGAAGGGCCAGCTACATTCTCGCACGACGGCTCACAGATCATTTTTACCCGTAACAATTACAATAACGGTCGAGCCAGTAAGAGTTCGGAGGGGGTCAATAAGCTTAAACTGTACACGGCTGTTCAGGAAAATGGCGCCTGGACCGACATTGTCGAACTGCCGTTCAATAGTGATGAGTATTCGGTGGGGCATCCGACCCTGAACAAGAGTGACGAACTGCTCTATTTCTCTTCGGATATGCCCGGTGGCTTTGGTGGAACCGACCTGTATGTAACGCGCTTCCAGAATGGAAAATGGAGCCGGCCTGTCAATCTGGGCAGTACCATTAACTCGAAAGGAAACGAATTATTCCCGTTTGCCGATGATGCAGGTAATCTCTACTTTTCTTCCGATGGCCGAAAGGGACTGGGTGGACTGGATATTTATTATGCTACCTTAACCAATGGAATAACCGTTCAGTCAATTGAACATCTGGATGCGCCCATCAATTCACCACAGGACGACTTTGGTCTCATCACCGATGCCAATCGAAAAGCGGGTTATTTCAGTACAAACCGACGCGATGGCAGCGACGACATTTATCGGTTTGTCCGCGAAAGCTCTCTGTATGGGTGCCGCGACCTGACCATTCGATTATACGACACCTTTACCGATCAGCCTTTAGATAGCGTCAGTGTGCTGGTGAAGTCCAATGCAGATGGGCAACCCGACCAAACCCTGCTAAGTGACCAGAACGGCCTCGTTCGCATTTGTCTTCCCGGAAGTAATACGTTTACCTTCAAAGCCAGCCGCGATGGGTATATCAACAGTACCGTTGGTTTCACAACTCGTTCATTAGTCGATGATCAGCCCAGCCGACTGGAAATCGGCTTATTGAAGCCAACCGTTCCGGTCGATACCATTTCAGAAGCGCAATCGACACCTGCCCCCGCCCTTACCCAATCACGCATTCAGGGGACTGTTTTAGGCGACAATAACCGCAAGCCACTCGCCGGGGTGAAAGTACGTCTTCGGAATGAATGCGATAATTCGATAAAAGAATACATAACCGGGGCCGATGGCCATTACTCGTTCGACATCAACGAGGGTTGCGATTATACGTTGATTGCTTCAAAGCCATCCTTTGGTACCAATACCAGCAAAATCAAAAAGATAGCTCCCAAGGCAAAGCCCAAGGAACTGTCGGCTGACCTGAAAATGCTGAGTGTGGGCGATGTGGTTACGATTGATAATATTTATTACGATCTCGATCAGTTCAGCCTCCGTCCTGCGGCCATGCGTGAACTGGATAAGGTTGTGGCTACCATGCGAAAATATCCGTCGCTAATCATTGAAATCCGGTCGCATACCGACAGCCGGGGCGATGCAGAGCGGAACAAGGCCCTGTCGCTGGAGCGAGCCAAACAGGTTGCGAATTACCTGGTTTCCAAAGGCATTAGCCGTCGGCGAATGGCTACCCTGGGCATGGGTGAATCGCAGCTCGTCAATAACTGCACCGATGGTGTGATCTGTACCGAAGCCGAACACCAGCGAAATCGCCGAACCGAATTTAAAGTTGTCTCCATCAAGTAA
- a CDS encoding cytochrome c oxidase subunit 3: MSNFVTKRREPSRFMVWLGIASSTMLFTMLLVTYVVRQTASDWATVKLPLVFLVSTGVILLSSLTLNNAKQAFWHERFGSYRTNLATTLGLGILFMLLQGWGWRDLFRAGIRLEGNPAGSFIYIISGLHLLHILLGLILLGIVLWEALLRRPYVDAFVYSVNPPNRLKLKLIALYWHFVDVLWLGLFLFLLVHHGINWGLPIGH, encoded by the coding sequence ATGAGCAACTTCGTGACCAAACGGCGTGAGCCGTCTCGTTTTATGGTCTGGTTGGGCATCGCCAGCAGTACGATGCTCTTCACAATGTTGTTGGTTACCTATGTTGTTCGTCAAACCGCGTCAGATTGGGCTACCGTAAAACTACCCCTCGTCTTTTTGGTTAGTACCGGTGTTATCCTGCTGAGCAGTTTAACACTTAACAATGCCAAACAGGCTTTCTGGCACGAACGATTTGGGAGTTATCGTACGAATCTGGCCACTACACTCGGGCTGGGTATTCTGTTTATGTTGCTTCAGGGTTGGGGCTGGCGCGATCTGTTCAGAGCCGGCATTCGTTTGGAAGGCAACCCCGCTGGTAGCTTCATCTACATCATCTCCGGCCTGCATTTGCTGCATATACTGCTTGGGCTGATTCTACTGGGTATAGTCTTATGGGAAGCCTTACTCCGACGCCCGTATGTCGACGCCTTTGTCTATAGTGTAAATCCGCCCAATCGGCTCAAGCTCAAACTCATTGCTTTGTACTGGCATTTTGTTGATGTGCTCTGGCTGGGCCTATTTTTATTTTTACTTGTCCATCATGGCATCAACTGGGGGCTACCCATAGGACATTAG
- a CDS encoding M1 family metallopeptidase, with the protein MRKIALWAGFWALCVSSFAQTSPSSTSTPGSKYDPLALFHPLFNMQPGNDYRTGSGAPGPNYWQNRSDYQINITLDDQQNSITGEVTITYKNNSPESLAYLWLQLDQNAFSDTSRASKTTPVSGGRFGNQGFAGGLTISNVTVDQGKGKFSTVPYVITDTRMQVRLAESVKPKGDVIKVKIAYSFKIPEYGSDRMGQLKRKDGIIYEIAQWYPRMCVYDDIEGWNVLPYLGAGEFYLDYGDYEYSITAPWDHIVVGSGELLNPNEVLTADQQKRLEQARKSDQTVIIRGKDEVTNANSRPKKSGTLTWKFRCENSRDVAWASSRAFVWDAARINLPSGKTALAQSVYPAESATNDSWNRSTEYVKGCVEFYSKYLYEFSYPVATNVAGIVGGMEYPGIIFCDHRDKKDALWGVTDHEFGHNWFPMIVGNNERKFPWMDEGFNTFINGLSTANFNKGEYNRERGTMHDLAPALAFPTEPIMTIPDVQQPRALGILAYYKPGIGLKLLRDVILGPDRFDFAFKNYVQRWAFKHPTPYDFFRSIEDGAGEDLGWFWRGFFYETWRLDQGVKDVKYVDGSADKGSLITIENLDKMAMPATIEVTESNGKKGRVNLPIEVWQRGGSWTLKYSSTSSIKTVVIDPDEKLPDINPKNNTWRAEAQ; encoded by the coding sequence ATGAGAAAAATCGCTCTTTGGGCAGGCTTTTGGGCATTATGTGTCTCGTCCTTCGCTCAAACGTCTCCTTCGTCAACATCCACACCGGGTTCCAAATATGACCCACTGGCTCTATTTCATCCATTATTCAACATGCAACCGGGCAATGATTATCGAACCGGTAGTGGTGCTCCTGGCCCCAACTACTGGCAAAATCGCTCGGATTATCAGATCAATATTACGCTCGATGATCAGCAGAATTCTATTACAGGCGAAGTAACGATCACCTACAAAAACAACTCGCCGGAGTCATTAGCCTATTTGTGGCTTCAGCTAGATCAAAATGCGTTTAGCGATACCTCACGGGCCTCCAAAACGACTCCTGTTTCAGGTGGTCGGTTTGGCAATCAGGGTTTTGCGGGTGGGTTAACAATCTCTAATGTAACTGTCGATCAGGGCAAAGGAAAGTTTTCAACCGTTCCTTATGTCATTACAGATACCCGCATGCAGGTTCGCCTGGCCGAGTCCGTAAAGCCCAAAGGTGACGTTATAAAAGTAAAAATTGCCTACTCCTTTAAAATTCCGGAATACGGTTCCGATCGGATGGGGCAACTCAAGCGGAAAGACGGCATCATTTACGAAATTGCCCAGTGGTATCCGCGTATGTGCGTTTACGATGATATTGAAGGCTGGAACGTACTCCCCTACTTAGGCGCTGGTGAGTTCTACCTGGATTATGGCGACTATGAATACAGTATTACCGCTCCCTGGGATCATATCGTAGTTGGTTCCGGCGAGCTGCTCAACCCAAACGAAGTGCTAACGGCCGATCAACAGAAACGATTGGAACAGGCTCGTAAAAGTGACCAGACCGTAATCATTCGTGGAAAAGATGAAGTAACAAATGCCAACTCCCGCCCGAAAAAGTCAGGCACGCTTACCTGGAAATTTCGGTGTGAGAATAGCCGCGACGTAGCCTGGGCTTCGTCGCGCGCGTTTGTCTGGGACGCGGCCAGAATCAATCTCCCCAGTGGCAAAACTGCTCTTGCCCAATCCGTTTACCCCGCCGAAAGTGCTACCAATGATTCGTGGAACCGCTCGACCGAATACGTAAAAGGCTGCGTTGAGTTCTACTCCAAATACCTCTATGAATTTAGCTATCCCGTTGCTACAAATGTAGCTGGCATCGTAGGTGGAATGGAATATCCGGGCATCATCTTCTGCGACCATCGCGATAAAAAAGACGCGCTCTGGGGCGTTACCGACCACGAATTTGGGCACAACTGGTTCCCAATGATTGTGGGCAATAACGAACGAAAGTTCCCCTGGATGGACGAAGGCTTCAACACCTTTATCAACGGGCTGTCGACGGCCAATTTTAATAAAGGAGAGTACAACCGCGAGCGGGGAACCATGCACGATCTGGCTCCTGCACTGGCCTTCCCAACTGAACCAATTATGACCATCCCTGATGTGCAGCAGCCCAGAGCCTTAGGCATTTTGGCGTATTACAAGCCGGGTATCGGTCTGAAACTGCTGCGTGATGTGATTCTTGGCCCCGACCGTTTTGATTTTGCTTTTAAAAATTACGTGCAGCGCTGGGCGTTCAAGCACCCAACTCCCTATGATTTCTTCCGCAGTATCGAAGACGGTGCTGGCGAAGATCTGGGTTGGTTCTGGCGCGGCTTTTTCTACGAAACCTGGCGGCTGGACCAAGGCGTTAAAGACGTCAAATATGTAGATGGCAGCGCTGACAAAGGCTCATTGATTACCATTGAAAACCTTGACAAAATGGCTATGCCTGCAACGATTGAGGTGACTGAAAGCAATGGCAAAAAAGGCCGGGTAAACTTACCAATCGAAGTTTGGCAACGCGGTGGTTCCTGGACGCTTAAATACAGCTCGACATCGTCCATCAAGACCGTTGTGATTGACCCCGACGAAAAGCTGCCGGACATCAACCCCAAGAACAACACCTGGCGAGCCGAAGCGCAATAG
- a CDS encoding porin family protein — MKRIVLAGAIALLTLVVVPASFAQVQVGIRGGANWGFASKPDFMGSLLPDLYPTVGPTGAIFLDIPLSDRVSFRPEFAYVQKGVAIKEGMDLNLGGFNLPIGATIAYQSQHLEIPLLAKINLTDGAVQPYLIVGPSVSYAVDGRIRTRASALFTTQPYDIDVNYGSTLSRWDVGAVGGLGLAMDAGPGKFFFEGRYTQGFTRQIQIPVVNLNVRNRGVAVSLGYSFPIGY; from the coding sequence ATGAAACGAATTGTGCTTGCCGGTGCCATTGCCCTCTTAACCCTTGTTGTTGTCCCTGCTTCTTTTGCTCAGGTTCAGGTCGGAATTCGGGGCGGTGCTAACTGGGGGTTTGCTTCTAAACCCGATTTTATGGGTAGCTTACTGCCCGACTTATACCCCACCGTTGGCCCTACTGGTGCTATCTTCCTGGATATTCCACTCAGTGACCGCGTATCGTTCCGACCCGAGTTTGCCTATGTTCAGAAAGGGGTGGCCATCAAAGAAGGTATGGATTTGAATCTGGGTGGCTTTAACCTGCCGATTGGGGCAACCATCGCCTATCAGTCGCAACATCTGGAGATTCCGCTGCTGGCAAAAATCAACCTGACCGATGGCGCGGTTCAGCCCTACCTGATTGTTGGTCCTTCGGTAAGTTACGCTGTTGACGGGCGAATTCGCACACGGGCTTCTGCCTTATTTACGACCCAGCCATACGATATCGATGTTAATTATGGCAGTACACTCAGCCGCTGGGACGTTGGCGCCGTGGGTGGCCTAGGTCTGGCGATGGATGCGGGTCCCGGAAAGTTCTTCTTCGAAGGCCGCTACACACAAGGATTTACCCGTCAGATACAGATTCCCGTTGTCAATCTCAATGTACGTAACCGTGGAGTCGCGGTTTCGCTCGGATACTCATTTCCGATTGGTTATTAA
- a CDS encoding gliding motility-associated C-terminal domain-containing protein — MATSNNYSPADTCLHPEPPIITGSAKAICRNEVVSLTATGCSGTVIWSNGDTGPTISVKPQQTTKYTAICRAKPGCISCFADVWKITVNTPEAPTVTTSSKLVCPGQTVTLTATNCTGTVHWISQDGSEQTVGKTWTTALQTTTAFRATCEQNNCTSNPSIPRAVEVAAPQTPVVTTDRRDICAGQTIRLTASGCLGNIRWTDGAEGLTRTVTPYSSINYRAICQIGSCQSDSSQAVSITVRSASNPLNLQTKLTSNCPFQTVDLSKAIINKDASIQRYEFRTEASLLAPAVQSPGAVGAGTYYLFGRTVDGCYTEPIAIVATIKPCQNAIPPCLSNPAFVAIRLDSLDPAKGVVRLTAQLGGSANNPSWQSDGGGLFTNTETKARYLLSEADRQRGATLFTVSIADPDGDGPCVGASAQKLVMTSSRELVGLSKKVAEPIWLTENQKRLVELTYQLTVANLGKQALTGIQLADDLDAAFSGAGAQIQSVNVRVDSDLVINKNYTGLGTDTILVTGGTLQAGEQAHAWLTVRLDVSQANTLTFTNKAMAQAVDATGNICRDRSTNGLDTDPDQNGNPADNDEPTVISLHSVQGEDYSSVFIPEGFSPNGDGVNDRFVIQNVPTGITIQVEIYNRWGHLVYQNMNYKNDWDGTSNQGVKTADSRQGLPDGTYYYQIRLSDGREFVRFLTLVR; from the coding sequence ATGGCTACGTCGAACAACTATAGCCCAGCCGATACCTGCCTACACCCCGAACCACCCATAATTACGGGTTCTGCCAAAGCAATTTGCCGCAATGAAGTTGTTTCGTTAACCGCTACTGGCTGTTCGGGAACAGTCATCTGGTCGAACGGCGACACAGGACCAACAATCAGCGTAAAACCACAGCAAACAACAAAATATACCGCTATTTGCCGGGCAAAACCTGGGTGTATCAGTTGCTTTGCCGACGTCTGGAAAATTACAGTCAATACGCCCGAAGCCCCCACAGTAACGACGTCGTCAAAACTGGTTTGCCCTGGCCAGACAGTAACCTTAACGGCAACTAATTGTACCGGAACCGTTCACTGGATTAGTCAGGATGGGAGTGAACAAACTGTCGGAAAAACCTGGACAACTGCCTTACAGACGACGACCGCTTTCAGGGCCACCTGCGAGCAAAACAATTGCACAAGCAATCCATCCATTCCTCGTGCCGTCGAAGTAGCCGCTCCCCAAACGCCCGTCGTTACTACCGACAGGCGTGATATATGCGCAGGCCAGACGATCCGACTGACGGCTTCGGGCTGCCTCGGAAACATTCGCTGGACCGATGGAGCCGAAGGACTAACCCGAACAGTAACGCCTTACTCATCAATTAACTATCGGGCTATTTGTCAAATTGGTTCATGCCAGAGTGACAGCTCTCAGGCCGTTTCGATAACCGTTCGATCGGCCAGCAACCCGCTCAACCTGCAAACCAAGTTAACAAGTAACTGTCCTTTTCAAACCGTTGATCTGTCGAAGGCAATTATCAACAAAGACGCTTCGATACAACGGTATGAATTTCGAACCGAAGCCTCGCTACTCGCCCCGGCAGTACAATCACCTGGAGCCGTGGGAGCAGGAACCTATTACCTATTTGGCCGAACAGTTGATGGGTGTTATACAGAGCCGATAGCCATCGTTGCCACCATCAAACCCTGCCAGAACGCAATACCTCCCTGCCTAAGCAACCCAGCTTTCGTAGCCATCCGACTCGACTCACTCGACCCGGCAAAAGGCGTTGTTCGTTTAACGGCACAGCTAGGAGGCTCGGCCAATAACCCCTCCTGGCAGAGTGACGGCGGGGGCTTATTTACTAATACCGAAACCAAGGCCCGCTATCTACTCTCTGAGGCCGACCGTCAACGAGGAGCCACATTGTTTACGGTGTCTATAGCAGACCCGGATGGTGATGGGCCTTGTGTGGGTGCATCGGCCCAAAAACTGGTGATGACATCTTCACGCGAACTTGTGGGACTTAGCAAAAAAGTAGCTGAACCGATCTGGCTAACCGAAAACCAAAAACGCCTGGTTGAGCTTACATATCAACTCACCGTTGCCAACCTTGGTAAGCAGGCCTTAACAGGTATACAACTAGCCGATGATCTGGACGCAGCTTTTTCGGGGGCTGGTGCTCAGATTCAATCGGTCAACGTTCGCGTCGATAGCGATCTGGTTATAAACAAGAACTATACTGGGCTAGGCACCGATACCATTTTAGTAACCGGAGGAACATTACAGGCGGGTGAACAGGCTCATGCGTGGTTGACGGTCCGATTGGATGTAAGCCAGGCAAACACCCTGACATTCACCAATAAAGCGATGGCCCAGGCTGTCGATGCAACGGGCAACATCTGCCGCGACCGGTCGACCAATGGTCTTGACACCGACCCTGACCAGAATGGCAACCCAGCCGATAACGATGAACCGACCGTTATCTCGCTGCATTCGGTACAGGGCGAAGACTATTCGAGCGTTTTCATTCCGGAAGGTTTTTCGCCCAACGGCGACGGAGTGAATGATCGATTCGTGATTCAGAATGTTCCTACAGGGATAACCATACAGGTAGAGATTTACAACCGATGGGGGCATCTGGTTTATCAGAATATGAATTACAAAAATGACTGGGACGGCACATCCAATCAGGGCGTCAAAACTGCCGATAGTCGACAGGGGTTGCCAGATGGTACGTACTATTACCAGATTCGACTCAGCGACGGACGCGAATTTGTTCGGTTCCTGACCTTAGTAAGATAA
- a CDS encoding fatty acid desaturase produces the protein MARFTDFVRSNATEPHRIRTRQILKAHPEIKQLIGQKNPTTFWVILGCVTMMVGMAWLVRDQSWWIVVAAAWFIGAFPAHTLFVCIHEAAHNLIFRKPGANAWAAILANLPTVLPTALSFKNFHIKHHAFQGVHELDADLPDWYEAKLINNYSIGKALWLLFFPIFQAIRTLRMHELAVIDKWVAANIVVQVAFDAVIVFFFGWKALAFLLLCLFFSVGLHPLGARWIQEHYLTLDPEQETYSYYGQLNGLNLNVGFHNEHHDFPSIPWNKLPDIKKSAPEYYDTLKYHTSYVRLFFRFLFDQEISLYSRIVRKERGRVTVADQSKPDLELIESQALNRPTKTAA, from the coding sequence ATGGCAAGATTCACAGATTTTGTTCGTTCAAACGCAACCGAACCGCACCGTATTCGTACCCGACAAATTCTTAAAGCGCATCCTGAAATCAAACAGTTAATCGGTCAGAAAAACCCTACTACGTTCTGGGTTATTCTGGGCTGTGTAACTATGATGGTAGGCATGGCCTGGCTGGTACGTGATCAGTCGTGGTGGATTGTTGTGGCGGCTGCCTGGTTTATTGGTGCGTTTCCAGCGCATACCTTATTCGTTTGTATTCACGAAGCGGCCCACAATTTAATTTTCCGCAAGCCAGGAGCCAATGCCTGGGCGGCTATTTTGGCGAACCTGCCAACGGTATTACCAACGGCTTTGTCGTTCAAAAATTTTCACATTAAACACCATGCCTTTCAGGGCGTACACGAACTTGATGCCGATCTGCCCGATTGGTACGAAGCCAAACTCATCAACAATTACTCCATTGGTAAAGCTCTTTGGCTGCTTTTCTTTCCGATTTTCCAGGCCATTCGTACGCTTCGGATGCACGAACTCGCGGTGATCGATAAATGGGTAGCGGCTAATATTGTCGTACAGGTAGCGTTCGATGCTGTAATTGTCTTCTTCTTTGGCTGGAAAGCACTGGCCTTTCTGCTGCTTTGTTTGTTCTTCTCAGTCGGCCTGCACCCACTGGGTGCTCGCTGGATTCAGGAGCATTACCTGACGCTCGATCCTGAGCAGGAAACGTACAGCTATTACGGTCAGTTGAACGGCTTGAACCTGAACGTTGGCTTCCATAACGAGCACCACGATTTTCCGTCTATCCCCTGGAATAAACTGCCTGACATCAAAAAGTCGGCTCCTGAGTATTACGATACGCTGAAATACCATACGTCATACGTTCGGTTATTCTTCCGGTTCCTGTTCGATCAGGAGATTTCGCTTTACTCCCGGATTGTGCGTAAGGAACGCGGTCGTGTTACGGTTGCCGACCAATCGAAACCGGATTTGGAACTGATCGAGTCACAAGCCTTGAATCGACCCACTAAAACGGCTGCTTGA
- the ispE gene encoding 4-(cytidine 5'-diphospho)-2-C-methyl-D-erythritol kinase, producing MIAFPTCKINIGLRITEKRPDGYHNLQSCFYPVSWGDILETIPATDFSFSSSGLPIPGDGQTNLCVRAYNLLKTDFDLPPVSMHLHKIVPIGAGLGGGSADAAFTLKLLNDQFGLGLGIAQLEDYARTLGSDCAFFVQNRPLYCLEKGDVFSEISVNLTGYYVLLVYPNLAISTAEAYAGVRPHQPELSLFEQLQAPIDNWRNTIHNDFEDSLFPKYPRLADIKQQLYEEGAVYASMSGSGSTLYGIFNAPIPMPNQFLDYNVWQGKL from the coding sequence TTGATTGCGTTTCCAACCTGTAAAATCAACATTGGCCTTCGGATCACCGAAAAACGGCCGGATGGCTACCATAATCTACAATCCTGTTTTTATCCCGTAAGCTGGGGGGATATACTGGAAACTATTCCAGCCACTGATTTTAGCTTCAGCAGCAGTGGTCTGCCTATTCCGGGTGATGGCCAAACGAATCTGTGCGTTCGGGCCTACAATCTACTGAAGACCGATTTTGACCTGCCCCCTGTGTCCATGCATTTACACAAGATTGTGCCTATTGGAGCGGGGTTAGGCGGTGGCTCGGCCGATGCAGCATTCACACTGAAATTGCTGAATGACCAGTTTGGCCTTGGCTTAGGCATCGCCCAGTTGGAGGATTATGCCCGGACGTTGGGAAGTGACTGTGCCTTTTTTGTTCAGAATCGCCCCCTGTATTGCCTGGAGAAAGGTGATGTTTTCTCAGAGATTTCGGTTAATCTGACTGGCTATTATGTCCTGCTCGTTTACCCCAATCTGGCTATCTCAACGGCCGAAGCGTATGCAGGTGTTCGACCACATCAACCCGAACTGTCGTTGTTCGAACAGTTACAGGCACCAATCGATAACTGGCGCAATACCATTCATAACGATTTCGAAGACAGCCTATTTCCCAAGTATCCACGTTTAGCCGACATCAAACAACAACTGTATGAGGAAGGAGCTGTTTATGCGAGCATGAGCGGGTCCGGGTCTACCCTATACGGCATTTTTAATGCACCTATACCCATGCCAAACCAATTTCTGGACTACAACGTTTGGCAAGGGAAATTATAA